The following proteins come from a genomic window of Gordonia westfalica:
- the rplM gene encoding 50S ribosomal protein L13 — protein sequence MPTYTPKAGDITRTWHVIDATDVVLGRLAVQSANLLRGKHKPTYAPHMDGGDFVVIINAEKVALTSNKAERKLNYTHSGHPGGLKSRTTAELLETFPERVIEKAIKGMLPSNKLGRAMASKLKVYAGPNHPHAAQRPVPFEIKQVAQ from the coding sequence GTGCCTACCTACACCCCGAAGGCCGGTGACATCACGCGTACGTGGCACGTCATCGATGCCACCGACGTGGTGCTCGGCCGGCTGGCCGTGCAGAGCGCGAACCTGCTCCGCGGCAAGCACAAGCCGACCTACGCCCCGCACATGGACGGTGGCGACTTCGTCGTCATCATCAACGCGGAGAAGGTTGCGCTGACCAGCAACAAGGCCGAGCGCAAGCTGAACTACACCCACTCGGGGCATCCCGGTGGCCTGAAGTCCCGCACCACCGCCGAGCTGCTCGAAACCTTCCCCGAGCGCGTCATCGAGAAGGCCATCAAGGGCATGCTGCCCTCGAACAAGCTCGGTCGCGCCATGGCCTCGAAGCTGAAGGTCTACGCAGGCCCGAATCATCCGCACGCGGCCCAGCGCCCCGTCCCCTTCGAGATCAAGCAGGTGGCCCAGTGA
- the eccCa gene encoding type VII secretion protein EccCa yields MVTTTEGFVRRPRITPPRMPGGEVNIQAPPDVPRVVPGNLLMKLLPVVMIVAVVGMIALMMVTGGRNILTNPLFMMFPLMMLMSMFGMFAAGGRGGGKRAGELNEERKDYFRYLGQLRGQVFDTVDNQRAARTWSHPDPHALLDVVGSRRMWERRPADNDFAHVRVGVGVQRLATRLMPPETGPLEDIEPVSMVALRRFVRTHSAVYRLPRSISLRGFPAINIEGARQETRELVRAMIVELCAFHGPDHLHLGIVTGDPAGEAWDWAKWLPHVGHPTLRDGIGPMRMIYPTLADLENALAADLLERGRFSRSAPPNGSRAHLVVVIDDGYVAGDERILSSAGMEGVTVLDLTAPPDGLAVRRGLQLVVRGGKVSARSAAGVEEFADMDSLTIAEAEAIARRMARYRLATAATLANLESEATSTDPGLPALLGIDDAARFDPATAWRGRTGRERLRVPIGYTPSGAPVELDIKESAHGGMGPHGLCIGATGSGKSEFLRTLVIAMLATHSPTELNLVLVDFKGGATFLGLESAPHVAAIITNLEQELSMVDRMKDALSGEMNRRQEVLRAAGNYANVADYERARASGVRLEPLPALFIVVDEFSELLSQKPDFAELFVAIGRLGRSLHIHLLLASQRLEEGKLRGLDSHLSYRIGLKTFSANESRSVLGVPDAYHLPSVPGSAYLKCDSDDPVRFTTSYVSGPYYSPTVPEDSSDTSTPGMPRLGNLKVFTALPVPLDEGSPRSLLDQAASLLDEEPPALDAPASGEPVDFEPTSVPVPTLMQTIVGRLEGSGARAHRVWLDPLDDSPTVENLVGARDWTKPAVPGNLALPVGLVDRPYDQRRDPLVIDLAGAAGNVAVVGGPQSGKSTTLRTIIMTAAATHTPEQVQFYCLDFGGGSLTGLAGLPHVGSVASRGDMDAVRRTVAEVGAIVRARELLFGRLGVESMRDYRARRAAWFASGALAPDDPLAGDRFGDVFLVLDGIAVLRSELEALEEQITTIVSQGLSFGVHVIVSASRWAEIRPAVRDLLGTRIELRLGDPTDSEMSRRAAAGVPQNRPGRGLTAEELHMLIALPRLDPVSSAESLPAGVAASAEKLTAAYPGRSAMPVRKLSTEIALADVQNGLAAKGITLSPNQVAIGVGELELAPVVLDFNAQPHFMAFADVEHGKTNLLRTIVTGLVAGGTPDQVRIVFIDYRRTMLGIVDGDHLAGYASSPDRAATMMAELAAYLKTRMPPDDVTVQQLRERTWLAGQPEVYLVVDDYDMVATASGNPLMPVVELASHARDIGFHILLARRSGGLGRAMFDPVIARLKDLSSDILLMSGDRDEGFIAGRSRMQRLVPGRGELVSRVRPQEMIQVADHPITE; encoded by the coding sequence GTGGTCACGACCACTGAGGGGTTCGTGCGTCGGCCACGCATCACGCCGCCGCGCATGCCGGGTGGCGAGGTCAACATCCAGGCGCCGCCGGACGTGCCCCGAGTGGTGCCCGGCAACCTTCTCATGAAGCTGCTGCCGGTCGTGATGATCGTCGCCGTCGTCGGCATGATCGCGCTGATGATGGTCACCGGTGGCCGCAACATCCTGACCAATCCGCTGTTCATGATGTTCCCGCTGATGATGCTCATGTCGATGTTCGGCATGTTCGCCGCCGGCGGGCGCGGCGGCGGCAAACGCGCCGGCGAACTCAACGAGGAACGCAAGGACTACTTCCGGTACCTCGGCCAGCTCCGCGGCCAGGTCTTCGACACCGTCGACAACCAGCGTGCCGCCCGCACCTGGAGCCATCCCGATCCGCATGCGCTGCTCGATGTCGTCGGCAGCCGGCGCATGTGGGAACGGCGCCCGGCCGACAACGACTTCGCCCACGTGCGCGTGGGAGTCGGTGTCCAACGCCTGGCCACCCGGCTGATGCCGCCGGAGACCGGTCCCCTCGAGGACATCGAGCCGGTGTCCATGGTCGCCCTGCGACGTTTTGTCCGCACCCATTCCGCGGTGTACCGGCTGCCCCGGTCGATCTCGTTGCGCGGCTTCCCGGCGATCAACATCGAGGGCGCGCGGCAGGAGACCCGCGAACTCGTCCGCGCGATGATCGTCGAACTCTGCGCCTTCCACGGGCCCGACCATCTCCACCTCGGCATCGTCACCGGCGACCCGGCCGGCGAGGCCTGGGACTGGGCGAAATGGCTTCCGCACGTTGGTCATCCGACGCTGCGTGACGGCATCGGCCCGATGCGGATGATCTATCCGACGCTGGCCGATCTCGAGAACGCGCTCGCCGCCGACCTACTCGAACGCGGCCGGTTCAGCCGGTCGGCGCCGCCGAACGGAAGCCGTGCCCATCTGGTGGTCGTCATCGACGACGGCTACGTCGCCGGCGACGAGCGCATCCTCAGCTCGGCCGGCATGGAGGGTGTCACCGTTCTCGACCTGACCGCCCCGCCGGACGGTCTCGCGGTCCGGCGAGGTCTCCAGCTCGTGGTGCGCGGCGGGAAGGTCTCGGCCCGGAGCGCCGCCGGCGTCGAGGAATTCGCCGACATGGACTCGCTGACCATCGCCGAGGCGGAGGCGATCGCGCGCCGCATGGCCCGGTACCGGCTGGCGACCGCGGCGACCCTGGCGAATCTGGAATCCGAGGCGACGTCGACCGATCCGGGGCTGCCCGCACTCCTCGGCATCGACGACGCCGCCCGCTTCGACCCGGCCACCGCCTGGCGCGGACGCACCGGACGTGAGCGTCTCCGGGTACCGATCGGATACACCCCGAGCGGGGCGCCGGTCGAACTCGACATCAAGGAGAGCGCCCACGGCGGCATGGGACCGCACGGCCTCTGTATCGGTGCGACGGGTTCGGGCAAGTCGGAGTTCCTGCGCACCCTGGTCATCGCCATGCTGGCGACACATTCGCCGACCGAGCTGAACCTGGTCCTCGTCGACTTCAAGGGCGGCGCGACGTTCCTCGGACTCGAGTCCGCACCGCACGTCGCGGCGATCATCACGAACCTCGAGCAGGAACTGTCGATGGTCGACCGCATGAAGGATGCGTTGTCGGGTGAGATGAACCGCCGCCAGGAGGTCTTGCGCGCCGCGGGCAACTACGCCAACGTCGCCGACTACGAGCGGGCCCGCGCCTCCGGCGTACGCCTCGAACCGTTGCCCGCCCTGTTCATCGTCGTCGACGAGTTCTCCGAACTGCTCTCGCAGAAACCGGATTTCGCCGAGCTGTTCGTCGCGATCGGTCGGCTGGGCCGTTCGTTGCACATCCACCTGCTGCTGGCCTCGCAACGCCTCGAGGAGGGCAAGCTCCGTGGGCTCGACTCGCACCTGTCGTACCGGATCGGTCTGAAGACCTTCTCCGCCAACGAGTCCCGGTCGGTACTCGGTGTCCCCGACGCGTACCACCTGCCGAGCGTGCCGGGCTCGGCCTACCTCAAATGCGACTCCGACGACCCGGTCCGCTTCACCACCTCGTATGTCTCGGGTCCCTACTACTCGCCGACGGTCCCCGAGGACTCCTCGGACACCTCGACGCCGGGCATGCCGCGACTGGGGAACCTCAAGGTGTTCACCGCACTGCCGGTCCCGCTGGACGAGGGCTCGCCGCGGTCGCTGCTCGACCAGGCCGCGAGCCTGCTCGACGAGGAGCCCCCGGCCCTCGACGCACCGGCTTCCGGCGAGCCCGTCGACTTCGAACCGACCTCGGTGCCGGTGCCGACGCTGATGCAGACCATCGTCGGCCGCCTGGAGGGCTCCGGCGCGCGGGCACACCGGGTGTGGCTGGACCCGCTCGACGATTCGCCGACCGTGGAGAACCTGGTCGGGGCGCGCGACTGGACCAAGCCCGCGGTACCAGGGAATCTGGCGCTGCCCGTCGGCCTGGTCGACCGCCCCTACGATCAGCGACGCGATCCGCTCGTCATCGACCTGGCCGGCGCGGCCGGTAACGTGGCCGTGGTCGGCGGCCCGCAGTCGGGCAAGTCGACCACGCTGCGCACGATCATCATGACCGCGGCGGCCACGCACACGCCGGAGCAGGTGCAGTTCTACTGCCTGGACTTCGGCGGCGGCAGTCTCACGGGTCTCGCCGGACTCCCTCATGTGGGTTCGGTGGCATCCCGCGGCGACATGGACGCCGTCCGCCGCACCGTCGCCGAGGTCGGGGCGATCGTCCGGGCCCGTGAACTACTGTTCGGCCGCCTGGGCGTCGAGTCGATGCGTGACTACCGGGCACGCCGTGCGGCGTGGTTCGCCTCCGGGGCCCTCGCACCCGACGATCCGTTGGCCGGCGACCGGTTCGGTGACGTCTTCCTCGTGCTCGACGGCATCGCCGTGTTGCGTTCCGAACTCGAGGCGCTGGAGGAGCAGATCACCACGATCGTCTCCCAGGGCCTGTCCTTCGGTGTGCACGTCATCGTCAGTGCCTCGCGGTGGGCCGAGATCCGTCCGGCGGTCCGCGACCTCCTGGGTACGCGCATCGAACTGCGCCTCGGCGACCCGACGGACTCCGAGATGAGTCGTCGCGCCGCCGCGGGCGTCCCGCAGAACCGTCCCGGTCGTGGTCTCACCGCGGAGGAGCTCCACATGCTCATCGCGCTGCCGCGCCTCGACCCGGTCAGCAGTGCCGAGTCGCTGCCCGCCGGTGTCGCGGCCTCGGCGGAGAAGCTGACCGCCGCCTACCCGGGCAGGTCGGCCATGCCGGTGCGCAAACTGAGCACCGAGATCGCCCTTGCGGACGTGCAGAACGGGCTCGCCGCGAAGGGGATCACGCTGTCGCCCAACCAGGTCGCCATCGGCGTCGGCGAACTGGAGCTGGCGCCGGTCGTCCTCGACTTCAATGCGCAGCCCCACTTCATGGCCTTCGCCGACGTCGAACACGGGAAGACCAACCTGCTGCGCACGATCGTCACCGGGCTGGTCGCCGGTGGCACGCCGGACCAGGTCCGCATCGTGTTCATCGACTACCGGCGCACGATGCTCGGCATCGTCGACGGCGACCACCTCGCCGGGTATGCGAGCTCGCCGGACCGTGCGGCCACCATGATGGCCGAACTCGCCGCGTATCTGAAGACCCGCATGCCGCCGGATGACGTGACCGTCCAGCAGTTGCGCGAGCGCACCTGGCTGGCCGGACAACCCGAGGTGTATCTCGTGGTGGACGACTACGACATGGTCGCCACCGCGTCGGGCAACCCGCTCATGCCGGTGGTGGAGCTGGCGTCCCATGCCCGCGACATCGGTTTCCACATCTTGCTGGCGCGCCGCTCCGGCGGCCTCGGACGGGCGATGTTCGATCCCGTCATCGCCCGGCTGAAGGACCTGTCCAGCGACATCCTGCTCATGAGCGGCGACCGCGACGAGGGGTTCATCGCCGGTCGGAGCCGTATGCAGCGCCTGGTTCCCGGACGCGGTGAACTCGTCTCGCGGGTGCGTCCGCAGGAGATGATCCAGGTCGCCGACCACCCGATCACCGAGTAG
- a CDS encoding type VII secretion-associated protein — MNGPRPTVVDLAYGRIRIFDPATGIRNPELDVRPLLDAVDEMTVVADGRRHHLRQAWQMAFADLRLLGSAEPDRPLIVGYPSTWGHRRASSLADVGERVPLTLLPRAVLIARSHTDITVQRCAVVETTHIPEPPDDPARPRPAAWDVQILRRHPEGWAVERSGVIERSGVVEPGERAAEGLSIVDDAVEAVFVDGEDPREVSAAIELIAAHAIAGRVVQVDRDLLVRLGRRTGGTADDAVPVVGDPAPPEPDVSTRRSRRVLAGAAIAAVLVVAGAFAVGWWQRDDPAPATAEVAVGRATLAVPGDWRQTAQDTPSDTTDDPTTTRAVFVSPDDGRRIVAVLTELRDGSTRQSVGISLRNRIDQRGDDVVTEFSADTRYAGRDVISYREAPASGSAIRWYVIVDDGLQVSIGCQAGTAAESVDDECVRTVRSVRVGR; from the coding sequence GTGAACGGCCCACGTCCGACAGTCGTTGACCTCGCGTACGGCCGGATTCGGATCTTCGATCCCGCGACCGGGATCAGGAACCCCGAACTCGACGTACGCCCGCTCCTCGACGCCGTCGACGAGATGACCGTCGTGGCGGACGGCCGCCGTCATCACCTGCGGCAGGCGTGGCAGATGGCGTTCGCCGACCTGCGGCTGCTCGGTTCGGCCGAACCCGACCGTCCGCTGATCGTCGGGTACCCGAGTACATGGGGGCACCGGCGCGCATCGTCACTGGCCGACGTGGGAGAGCGTGTCCCGCTCACACTTCTCCCGCGTGCGGTCCTCATCGCGCGCAGCCACACCGACATCACCGTGCAGCGCTGTGCCGTCGTCGAGACCACCCACATCCCGGAGCCGCCCGACGATCCCGCCCGCCCGCGGCCGGCCGCGTGGGATGTGCAGATCCTCCGGCGGCATCCCGAGGGCTGGGCCGTCGAGCGCAGTGGGGTTATCGAGCGCAGTGGGGTCGTCGAACCGGGGGAGCGGGCAGCCGAGGGGCTCTCGATCGTCGACGACGCGGTCGAGGCCGTCTTCGTCGACGGCGAGGACCCGCGGGAGGTGTCGGCGGCGATCGAGCTGATCGCCGCACACGCGATCGCGGGTCGCGTCGTCCAGGTCGACCGCGACCTCCTCGTGCGCCTGGGCCGCCGGACCGGAGGTACCGCCGACGACGCGGTCCCGGTCGTCGGCGATCCCGCGCCGCCGGAGCCGGATGTGTCGACGCGGCGCAGCCGTCGGGTGCTGGCCGGCGCGGCGATCGCGGCGGTGCTCGTCGTCGCCGGTGCGTTCGCGGTCGGGTGGTGGCAGCGGGACGACCCGGCTCCCGCGACCGCGGAGGTCGCCGTCGGCCGCGCCACGCTGGCGGTGCCCGGCGACTGGCGGCAGACCGCGCAGGACACCCCGAGCGACACCACCGACGACCCGACCACCACCCGTGCGGTGTTCGTCTCACCCGACGACGGCCGGCGGATCGTCGCGGTCCTCACCGAACTGCGCGACGGGTCGACCCGGCAGTCGGTCGGCATCAGCCTGCGCAACCGCATCGACCAGCGGGGCGACGACGTCGTCACCGAGTTCTCCGCGGACACCCGGTACGCGGGACGTGACGTCATCAGTTATCGGGAGGCGCCGGCGTCGGGCAGCGCCATCCGCTGGTATGTCATCGTCGACGACGGTCTGCAGGTCTCGATCGGCTGTCAGGCCGGGACGGCCGCCGAATCGGTCGACGACGAGTGCGTGCGGACCGTGCGCTCGGTACGGGTGGGGCGGTAG
- the rpsI gene encoding 30S ribosomal protein S9, translating into MTNENINEAVEAIEEAVEAVEAAADDYDTVAVVEEVREPVVLDRPIQTVGRRKEAVVRVRLMPGTGDFKLNGRPLEEYFPNKVHQQLIKAPLVLVERTESFDIFAKLVGGGPSGQAGALRLAIARALIEVTPDDRPALKKAGYLTRDPRAVERKKYGLKKARKASQYSKR; encoded by the coding sequence GTGACCAACGAGAACATCAACGAGGCCGTCGAGGCCATCGAAGAAGCTGTCGAGGCCGTCGAGGCTGCTGCTGACGACTACGACACCGTTGCCGTCGTCGAAGAGGTTCGCGAGCCGGTCGTCCTCGACCGCCCGATCCAGACCGTCGGCCGCCGCAAGGAAGCCGTCGTCCGCGTGCGCCTCATGCCGGGCACCGGTGACTTCAAGCTCAACGGCCGCCCCCTGGAGGAGTACTTCCCCAACAAGGTGCACCAGCAGCTGATCAAGGCTCCGCTGGTCCTCGTCGAGCGCACCGAGTCGTTCGACATCTTCGCCAAGCTCGTCGGTGGCGGCCCCTCGGGCCAGGCCGGCGCGCTGCGTCTGGCCATCGCCCGTGCCCTCATCGAGGTCACCCCGGATGATCGTCCCGCCCTGAAGAAGGCCGGATACCTCACCCGTGACCCGCGTGCGGTCGAGCGCAAGAAGTACGGCCTCAAGAAGGCCCGCAAGGCGTCGCAGTACTCCAAGCGCTGA